From one Herpetosiphonaceae bacterium genomic stretch:
- a CDS encoding Pvc16 family protein: protein MISELDETIRQILLKEGGFDTADVDVSFDLPNREWSGGISKPTLNCYLFDIRERRQLREEGWDLERRGTNGAARRRPPLHFELTYLITAWTRAVEDEHRLLWHVLRTMIRFPIMPTQHLQGMLAEYGWPIHTSIAQTEGVLKSPGEFWSALENHLKPSLSYVVTLALDTEAIPAGPPVLTTSLRMRPSAQQNGDGATESITTKPALYTRQVVIDEHDLTVTTDPQGRLNLEGTLRGDHEQPLPDTVITVEGHNHRVISDSEGRFRLNGLIPGRYTLAVKTDGRTLRHALIVRNPSHQMVIDVGDRPGSLSDTPTEGGTTTS, encoded by the coding sequence ATGATCAGCGAGCTTGACGAAACAATCCGGCAGATCCTGCTCAAAGAGGGCGGCTTCGACACCGCCGACGTCGACGTAAGCTTCGATCTACCCAACCGCGAGTGGTCAGGCGGCATCTCGAAGCCGACGCTCAACTGCTACCTTTTCGACATCCGCGAGCGGCGGCAGCTTCGCGAGGAGGGCTGGGATCTGGAGCGGCGCGGCACCAACGGCGCGGCCCGGCGGCGGCCACCGCTGCATTTCGAGCTAACCTATCTGATCACCGCCTGGACGCGCGCCGTCGAAGACGAGCACCGGCTGCTCTGGCACGTGCTGCGGACGATGATTCGCTTTCCGATCATGCCCACGCAGCATTTACAGGGCATGCTAGCCGAGTATGGCTGGCCGATCCACACCAGCATCGCGCAGACCGAGGGCGTGCTCAAAAGCCCCGGCGAGTTCTGGTCGGCGCTGGAGAACCATCTCAAGCCCTCGCTGAGCTACGTCGTCACGCTGGCGCTGGATACGGAGGCGATCCCCGCCGGGCCGCCCGTGCTCACCACCAGCCTGCGGATGCGCCCATCGGCGCAGCAGAACGGCGACGGCGCTACCGAGTCGATCACGACCAAGCCCGCGCTCTACACCCGGCAGGTCGTGATCGACGAGCACGATCTCACCGTGACCACCGACCCACAGGGCCGCCTCAATCTTGAGGGCACGCTCCGTGGCGATCACGAGCAGCCGCTGCCCGACACCGTCATCACCGTCGAAGGGCACAACCACCGCGTCATCAGCGACTCCGAGGGCCGCTTTCGGCTGAACGGCCTGATCCCCGGACGCTACACCCTGGCCGTCAAAACGGACGGTCGCACGCTGCGCCATGCGCTGATCGTTCGCAATCCGAGCCACCAGATGGTTATCGATGTAGGTGACAGGCCAGGCAGCCTGTCGGACACCCCCACTGAAGGAGGTACTACCACGAGCTAG
- a CDS encoding phage tail sheath family protein has translation MPQYQYPGVYIEEVDRGSKPIQGVGTSIAAFIGFTERRPAGNTGQPVFVSSWTQFVNDFGTPETQGFVPGFYLPHSVYGYFQNGGAACYIQSIATKEESEQASRGGVARAALPSRTGTKALELRSKVENVPAESVSIEIEDATGEGATNEQFRVTVKAPNRPDEVFDNLSMGRGKGTRNAVEVLTRESRILQALELDSAGSMLERRPQNGTYTLSATKTALATAASFEGNPAQRTGIGALEEIDEITLVLCPDLMGGYLTGKLTREDVVAVQKAMLTHCELMKDRFAILDALPGMTPQEINDWRMKEANFNSKYGALYYPWIYVANPRPQNGAGSQIMIPPSGHIAGVYARTDAERGVHKAPANEQVRGALKLERQLINSEQALLNPNGINCVRAFPGRGILVWGARTLSNDTSWQYINVRRLFNMIEESIFQGTQWAVFEPNDMDLWERVKRTITAFLTRVWRDGALFGATPEEAFYVKCDAELNPPEVRDVGQLIVEVGIAPVKPAEFVVFRFSQMSSGGGINE, from the coding sequence ATGCCTCAGTACCAGTACCCCGGCGTTTATATCGAAGAGGTGGATCGGGGAAGCAAGCCTATTCAGGGAGTTGGCACCTCCATTGCCGCATTCATTGGCTTTACCGAGCGTCGTCCCGCCGGAAACACCGGCCAGCCGGTCTTTGTTTCAAGCTGGACCCAGTTCGTCAATGATTTCGGCACGCCCGAAACGCAGGGCTTCGTGCCCGGCTTCTACCTGCCGCACTCGGTGTACGGCTACTTCCAGAACGGCGGAGCCGCTTGCTATATTCAGAGCATCGCAACCAAAGAAGAGTCCGAGCAGGCGTCGCGCGGTGGCGTCGCGCGGGCCGCGCTGCCCAGCCGCACGGGCACCAAGGCGCTTGAGCTGCGCAGCAAGGTCGAGAACGTTCCCGCCGAGAGCGTCAGCATCGAGATCGAAGACGCCACCGGCGAGGGAGCGACCAATGAGCAGTTCAGGGTGACGGTCAAAGCGCCGAACCGGCCCGACGAAGTCTTCGACAATCTCTCGATGGGCCGTGGCAAGGGCACGCGCAACGCCGTCGAAGTGCTGACCCGCGAGTCGCGCATCCTTCAGGCGCTCGAACTCGACAGCGCAGGCTCGATGCTGGAGCGCCGCCCGCAGAACGGCACCTACACGCTGTCGGCGACGAAGACCGCGCTGGCGACGGCGGCGAGCTTCGAGGGCAACCCCGCGCAGCGCACCGGCATCGGCGCGCTCGAAGAGATCGACGAGATCACGCTGGTGTTGTGCCCCGACCTGATGGGCGGCTACCTGACGGGCAAGCTCACGCGCGAGGATGTCGTCGCGGTGCAGAAGGCGATGCTGACGCACTGCGAGCTGATGAAAGATCGCTTTGCCATTCTCGACGCGCTGCCGGGCATGACCCCGCAGGAGATCAACGACTGGCGCATGAAAGAGGCCAACTTCAACTCGAAGTACGGCGCGCTCTACTATCCCTGGATCTACGTTGCCAACCCGCGCCCGCAGAACGGCGCAGGCAGCCAGATCATGATCCCGCCGAGCGGCCACATCGCCGGTGTGTATGCCCGCACCGACGCCGAGCGCGGCGTGCATAAAGCGCCGGCCAACGAGCAGGTGCGCGGCGCGCTGAAGCTTGAGCGCCAGCTGATCAACAGCGAGCAGGCGCTGCTCAACCCGAACGGCATCAACTGCGTCCGCGCCTTCCCTGGCCGTGGCATCCTGGTCTGGGGCGCGCGCACGCTCTCCAACGACACCTCCTGGCAGTACATCAACGTGCGCCGTCTCTTCAACATGATCGAAGAGTCGATCTTCCAGGGCACGCAGTGGGCCGTCTTCGAGCCCAACGACATGGACCTCTGGGAGCGCGTCAAGCGCACGATCACCGCCTTCCTGACCCGCGTCTGGCGCGACGGCGCGCTCTTTGGCGCGACGCCTGAAGAGGCGTTCTATGTCAAGTGTGACGCCGAGCTGAATCCGCCGGAGGTGCGCGACGTCGGCCAGTTGATCGTCGAGGTCGGTATCGCGCCGGTCAAGCCCGCCGAGTTCGTGGTCTTCCGCTTCAGCCAGATGAGCAGCGGCGGCGGCATCAACGAGTAA
- a CDS encoding DUF6760 family protein, with the protein MIGYPLDRLYEEVAYIAYHFHWPLDEILALEHPERQAWLEQIGAINQRLNEASEE; encoded by the coding sequence ATGATTGGCTACCCCCTCGACCGGCTCTATGAGGAGGTAGCCTACATCGCCTACCATTTCCACTGGCCGCTGGATGAGATTCTCGCGCTGGAGCATCCAGAGCGACAGGCATGGCTCGAACAGATTGGAGCCATCAATCAGCGGCTCAACGAGGCGAGCGAAGAGTGA
- a CDS encoding VgrG-related protein, whose protein sequence is MPPNQQKSSIGQFFIQVDGSNAPPEVMNALQDAVVEDDIGQPAMFALRFHDPNLTLTDGDQFKLGREVTLGAAAPGGQQKTIMTGEITALEPEFEQHTPTITVRGYDRSHRLYRGRKTRTFLNQTDSDIASQIAREAGLTVDAEATSAQHAYVIQDNQTDMDFLRARAARIGYSITADERKLRFRRAEASPPAAPAQEWGLSLRTFRVRLTAIAQPNDVQVRGWDPKMKRAIVGKATQAAKPSQIGDGKTGGEAAQESFGSAATLTVTNQPVRTQGEADYLAQATLDELSGGYLVAEGLCNGEPALKAGTTVEISGVGTRLGGKYFVTATRHEYTPKGGYTTIFTVNGRQPRNLVASVNGHHGQHRIEGVVIGVVTNINDPDKLGRVKVKFPWLDEGQESDWARLVGTGGGKDRGFMVVPEVEDEVLVAFEHGDINRPYIIGGLWNSKDTAPVVAVAGGKVEQRIFKTRVGHQIVFKDDAGPGFIQIKTAGGHLININDTDKQIQIKSQSHTVLLDDQGKAVKITSGGDVEIKGTGGQLTITSSGVELRSNSGMTVQANSMLDVKSSAALTIQGAMVKIN, encoded by the coding sequence ATGCCTCCGAATCAGCAGAAGAGTTCTATCGGTCAGTTTTTTATCCAGGTGGATGGCTCCAACGCGCCGCCTGAGGTAATGAATGCCCTTCAAGACGCGGTTGTCGAGGACGACATTGGGCAGCCGGCCATGTTTGCGCTGCGCTTTCATGATCCCAATCTCACGCTGACCGACGGCGATCAGTTCAAGCTGGGCCGTGAGGTGACACTTGGAGCTGCCGCGCCGGGCGGACAGCAAAAAACGATCATGACCGGCGAGATCACGGCGCTGGAGCCGGAGTTCGAGCAGCATACTCCCACGATTACGGTGCGCGGCTACGATCGATCGCATCGGCTGTACCGGGGCCGCAAAACGCGGACATTCCTCAATCAGACCGATAGCGACATAGCCTCGCAGATCGCGCGTGAGGCCGGGCTGACCGTCGATGCGGAGGCGACCAGCGCTCAGCACGCCTATGTCATTCAAGATAACCAGACCGACATGGATTTTTTGCGGGCGCGGGCTGCCCGGATCGGCTACAGTATCACCGCAGACGAGCGCAAGCTGCGCTTCCGCCGCGCCGAGGCCTCGCCGCCAGCCGCGCCCGCTCAGGAGTGGGGCCTTTCGCTACGCACCTTCCGTGTGCGGCTTACAGCCATCGCGCAGCCCAACGATGTCCAGGTGCGCGGCTGGGACCCCAAGATGAAGCGGGCGATCGTCGGCAAGGCCACGCAGGCGGCCAAGCCGTCACAGATCGGCGATGGCAAGACTGGCGGCGAGGCGGCGCAGGAGTCCTTTGGCTCGGCGGCGACGCTCACCGTCACCAATCAGCCGGTCCGCACGCAGGGCGAGGCCGATTATCTTGCGCAGGCGACACTTGACGAGCTTTCCGGTGGCTATCTCGTGGCCGAAGGACTCTGTAACGGGGAGCCAGCCCTGAAAGCAGGCACCACGGTCGAAATTAGCGGAGTCGGCACACGGCTGGGCGGCAAATATTTTGTCACCGCCACGCGCCATGAGTACACGCCGAAGGGCGGCTACACCACCATCTTCACGGTCAACGGGCGGCAGCCGCGTAATCTCGTCGCGTCGGTCAACGGGCATCACGGGCAGCACAGAATCGAGGGCGTGGTCATCGGCGTCGTCACCAACATCAACGATCCCGACAAGCTGGGCCGTGTCAAAGTCAAGTTTCCCTGGCTCGACGAAGGCCAGGAGAGCGACTGGGCGCGACTCGTCGGGACCGGCGGCGGCAAAGATCGCGGCTTCATGGTCGTGCCCGAAGTCGAAGACGAGGTGCTGGTTGCTTTCGAGCACGGCGACATCAACCGGCCCTACATCATCGGCGGGCTGTGGAACAGCAAAGATACAGCGCCCGTCGTCGCCGTGGCCGGTGGCAAAGTCGAGCAGCGCATTTTCAAGACGCGCGTCGGGCACCAGATCGTCTTCAAAGACGACGCCGGTCCCGGCTTTATCCAGATCAAGACCGCCGGTGGGCATCTGATCAACATCAACGACACCGATAAGCAGATCCAGATCAAATCGCAAAGCCATACGGTGCTGCTCGACGACCAGGGCAAAGCCGTCAAGATCACGTCGGGCGGCGATGTCGAGATCAAAGGCACGGGCGGCCAGCTCACGATTACGTCCAGCGGCGTCGAGCTGCGCTCCAACAGCGGCATGACCGTCCAGGCCAACTCGATGCTCGATGTTAAGTCAAGCGCGGCGCTAACCATCCAGGGGGCGATGGTCAAGATCAACTAA
- a CDS encoding phage tail protein encodes MTKQRKVYSTYRFMVEIKGITEAAFSECSGLQAETEIFEWQEGGRNGFTHRLPGRTKFSNLTLKRGIASAELWNWFNSSRLGKVKRYDISIILCGYQGYPEVRWNIADAVPIKWNGPTFKADANEVAVESIELIHNGFERVGA; translated from the coding sequence ATGACAAAACAGCGCAAAGTCTATAGCACCTACCGTTTTATGGTGGAAATCAAGGGCATTACCGAAGCTGCCTTTAGCGAGTGCTCCGGCCTTCAGGCTGAGACTGAGATCTTTGAGTGGCAGGAGGGCGGTCGCAATGGGTTTACGCACCGGCTGCCGGGCCGCACCAAGTTTTCAAATCTGACGTTGAAGCGGGGCATCGCCAGCGCCGAGCTGTGGAACTGGTTCAACAGCAGCCGTCTGGGCAAGGTCAAGCGCTACGATATTTCGATCATCCTGTGCGGCTACCAGGGCTATCCTGAGGTGCGCTGGAACATCGCCGATGCCGTGCCGATCAAATGGAACGGCCCGACCTTCAAGGCCGATGCCAACGAGGTCGCGGTCGAGTCGATCGAACTGATTCATAATGGCTTTGAGCGCGTCGGGGCATAA
- a CDS encoding DUF4157 domain-containing protein has translation MSSHHSLDNREHLSQIRRRASNEASTNDTDIGSTQHPLLNLQRQVGNAQIARMLAQRTAEEEQEEGGAVQAMHDPAAVQRTAEEEQEEGGAVQAMHDPAVQRTAEEEQEEGGAVQAMHDPSAVQRTAEEEQEEGGTVQAKPEVGLEGGPISGDLGGRIQSKRGSGSPMDDGMRESMEGAFGTNFKDVRIHSDSESHQLNRSISAKAFTTGNDIFFGESASPADTKLLGHELTHVVQQRSMSTSGPMTVGPAGDNHEQEADAAGAAAAAAIEGGHAQRQSAEEEHETA, from the coding sequence ATGTCATCGCACCACTCGCTCGACAACCGGGAGCACCTGTCGCAAATTCGCCGACGTGCCTCCAACGAGGCGTCCACCAACGATACTGACATTGGCTCGACGCAGCACCCGCTGCTCAACTTACAGCGCCAGGTAGGCAACGCGCAGATCGCGCGTATGCTGGCCCAGCGCACTGCCGAAGAAGAGCAGGAGGAAGGCGGCGCGGTCCAGGCGATGCACGATCCCGCCGCCGTCCAGCGCACTGCCGAAGAAGAGCAGGAGGAGGGCGGCGCGGTCCAGGCGATGCACGATCCCGCCGTCCAGCGCACCGCTGAGGAAGAGCAAGAAGAGGGTGGTGCCGTACAAGCGATGCATGATCCTTCCGCTGTTCAGCGTACCGCCGAAGAAGAGCAGGAAGAGGGCGGCACAGTTCAGGCTAAACCAGAAGTCGGCCTCGAAGGTGGACCAATTAGCGGTGATCTAGGCGGTAGAATACAGTCGAAGCGCGGGAGCGGCTCGCCGATGGATGATGGGATGCGAGAGTCGATGGAGGGCGCGTTCGGCACAAACTTCAAGGACGTGCGCATCCACAGCGATAGCGAATCCCATCAGCTCAACCGCAGCATCAGCGCCAAAGCATTCACGACGGGCAACGACATCTTCTTCGGCGAGAGCGCCAGCCCCGCCGACACGAAGCTCCTTGGGCACGAGCTAACCCACGTGGTGCAGCAGCGCTCGATGAGCACCAGCGGGCCGATGACCGTCGGGCCAGCGGGCGATAACCACGAGCAAGAGGCCGACGCAGCGGGCGCAGCCGCAGCCGCAGCCATCGAGGGCGGTCATGCCCAGCGCCAGAGCGCCGAGGAAGAGCACGAGACGGCCTGA
- a CDS encoding phage tail protein, whose translation MGVGLRRDPLTGYHFYLEIDGITQARFRECSGLTSESQVIEYKEADKNGNVIIKKVPGVLKWSDITLKRGITDIMELWEWRKKVEDGYVELARKNGSIVLYNQANEEIARWNVTDCWPMKISGPQLNANNNDIAVEEIVLAHEGLQRVK comes from the coding sequence ATGGGCGTTGGTTTGCGCAGAGATCCGTTAACCGGATACCATTTTTACCTTGAGATCGACGGCATCACCCAGGCGCGGTTCCGCGAGTGCAGCGGCCTGACCTCGGAGTCGCAGGTGATCGAGTACAAAGAGGCGGACAAGAACGGCAACGTCATCATCAAAAAGGTGCCCGGCGTGCTGAAATGGTCCGATATTACGCTCAAGCGCGGCATCACCGACATCATGGAGCTGTGGGAATGGCGCAAGAAAGTCGAAGACGGCTATGTCGAGCTGGCGCGCAAGAACGGCTCGATCGTGCTGTACAATCAGGCTAACGAGGAGATCGCCCGCTGGAACGTCACCGATTGCTGGCCGATGAAGATCAGCGGCCCGCAGCTCAACGCCAATAACAACGATATTGCCGTCGAGGAGATCGTGCTGGCGCACGAGGGCTTGCAGCGCGTCAAGTAG